One stretch of Meriones unguiculatus strain TT.TT164.6M chromosome 7, Bangor_MerUng_6.1, whole genome shotgun sequence DNA includes these proteins:
- the C7H14orf132 gene encoding uncharacterized protein C14orf132 homolog, translated as MDLSFMAAQLPMMGGVFMDSPNEDFSTEYSLFNSPANVHATSNGHSQPEESPRSTNDAVLLWIAIIATLGNIVVVGVVYAFTF; from the coding sequence TTGCCCATGATGGGAGGAGTGTTCATGGACTCACCCAACGAGGACTTCAGTACCGAATACTCCCTGTTTAACTCCCCGGCCAACGTCCACGCAACCTCCAATGGCCACAGCCAGCCAGAGGAGTCTCCTCGCTCCACCAACGATGCTGTTCTGCTCTGGATTGCCATCATAGCGACTCTGGGGAACATAGTGGTGGTAGGAGTGGTGTATGCCTTCACCTTCTGA